aatctagtaacatagaataaaaataatcaaaaataagtaaatataagaCAATATAATCACATCTTTGCATAAAGAAAGATTATCATCTCTCTTGAAGTGAATcgtttataaaacaattaataaaaaaaaaatttaagatgaaaaaaaatcacatattataaaatgcaatagtGATTCATTGTTATATAGTAGAAATTTTAAAGGGgggaaaaataagattaatattaacAAGTACAgtgtttaaatatgtaatatatcaaattaattcataccacaatttaaattcatgcttcaacaaacaaataacaaattcagtacaaaagttataataaagtaggcaaaaatatagaattctttaaaaatttaattaaatgaagaataattttcaatggCTAAAAAACATCCTATATTATCAACAAcagtaataaatgttttttaaagaaactgcgataaatcaaaatgcattaaattcaaaataaatatttttttatttcattaaattcttttgaacaaACCATTAAGCAGTAACTGAAATACAGAACACATAAAAGGAAAAtgcatcatattaaaatatcttttttaaattttaatttcatacttaCTCTTCTACATGATACCTCTATCTGATTATCATAACTCTTTTAATATTAGTTCAACAAATATAATGTACAATTctcaccaaaaaataaaaaaagatttttcaaaaagaaattcaaagaaaggcaaaatttgaatttaaataaaagagaaatgttCGTGATTGTTGCTTTCAAAAGTACATGAATGCTTCCTTAATTTATGTGCTCTCAGATGAATGAGCTGGTTAAATTTTTGGCCACAATTCTGACATTCATATGGTTTTTCCCCTGAATGCAATCGCATGTGAATTTTAAGATTCCCTTTCAAAGTGAATGTTTTTTTGCATATACTGCAAATGTACGGCCTCTCTCCAGTGTGGATTACCATATGATTCTTTATATTTGTAGAATTAAATGATGTGTACGGACAGTACGGACACTGTTTGGTTGCTTGTTTTATAAAAGACACAGCAGATGAAAACGATTTCAGTTCACGtgaaactataaaaagaaaaaaataatttagtttttgattaaaaaatattgtgtaattaagtgactattaaaaagaaatatatttaaaaatgagtatcacaacacattttatatgaaagaggaaagagaaagaaacaaatgaaatatatataatagtcaAACAAGTTTGAGTATAATTGcacttttcaattattatattttataactattcagATTACAAGCACTAAAAATTCTACATAATCGGAAATTAATAATACAAGATATTTCACTCAAAGGAAAtcattaacaaaatgtattttcagtCATAAATGGGATGAAGAGAATACAAAGaactcatttttattcaaaattagacaTACATCAGAAGTTTTACAAGAGggtaaatttcgaaaaaatatcagTTCAAGACAATTACTTACAAGTGTAATATTCAGTAATAAACCTTTTTGCAAGATTAAAgcaaatgaaatcaataaaatataataaatttttatatataataatagaatataaatgttatttcagttttattacacACATTCTGCAGCTTCGTCTAatctaaatatttcagaatcaaaCAACAAAAgtatcagaatatatttaatgaaacaaattatccAGCAACACATAAGACATGACATCTTTTTTAAGGTAAACAAAAATTAGGttgacaaaacaaaaaaataaaagtaagaaaatacttatgtctaaaaaaaatcattaaagataaattataaaaattacggcaaaatataaatttcagcaaaaattagaacaaagaaacaagttacaataaatattgaattataatgctTAATTTAAAGTCACAATGCAGCAAAtttcaacattaatatttattttccagtcattagatttaaaaaaaaatgggtatCAAATGTAACCATAAATTTCTTGggaaatgtaattaaagaaaaattatttttaaaacaacaaataatcaAGTTGTACACGAAAGATTTTATTCTAATCAAACACAATCTGAATGAACCAGTTGGCTGACAAAGactgctaataataataaaattatccatttttaatatcattaactaaaattaaaaatatactacaatgcatcaatattatgatttttttttctttatttaattatttttccatcattttatgaactataaatgaattaaatgacataatttttaattgcctttttaaCCATCCCTACCACTTATTAATTCCTCAGCATGATATTTCTCGTGTTCAGCTCTTCTTTTCCTAGAATTGATATATTAccacttttgtaaataaaatactttaaaaaatttaaagaaaaaaattagggtAAAAAATCAGAGTATATATTATAACTCAAATGTTCATGTGTTGCAATTTATGCCTACTCAACTGAACAAGCTGGGTAAATTTTCTTCCACAATCTTGACATTCATATGGTTTTTCACCTGAATGTAGCCTCATATGAATTTTAAGACTTCCTTTCTGAGTAAAAGATTTTCGGCATACATTacaaatatatggtttctctCCAGTATGGACTATCAAATGGTTCTTCAGGTTTGTAGAATTCAGTGTTGCATATGGACAATAAGGACACTGTTTGGTTgattgttttataaaagaaacagcAGAGGTAAATGTGTTCATCTGAccggaaactataaaaagaaaaatatatacactCATACATTTAAGAGtactcaaataataattaaaaagtaagcttaTATGTAGAATACATACAcaataactttcataaaaaattgaaattaataagcaaaaatataaaacaatcatTAATCTGCTTTTAACAAATTGGTTTACAATCTTCAGTTGTAAAATTATACAACTGatttaagaaatacaattttaatcataaaatatgcCATAGATAccatataatcaaaaaataatagcataataTTAGCACAAAAATTATTAGCATAATATAGTACAAAAATTATTAGCATAATATAGCACATAAATTATTAGCATAATATAGCACAAAAATATTAGCacataattcattaaattctattcaataaCAAAACAGGTACAATAAATAAGTGAGAACataagaatttttgatttaattcaaaaagcaatattaatattggtttcattcaaaaagtaataagataaaaagttttaacaagttggaatataattcatataagaaATTTACCTGTTTAGTTAAtacagaaaaagatattttttccagTTCAGTATATAATCACACATCAATTAACTTCATTAGTTAATTCATTAATTCAGTTAACTCCATCCcaagattcatttcaaaattactcTACATATTCACCCGctttattcagattattttagaagcacaagaagtaaaaataaaaaatgaaacagtaaCTATCAACGATTTTAAATATGGTatgatcattaaataattaaaaaactgaaaactgttctgaaacatttaaaaaaaaaagtgaaaataaaaaatttatgtgcTCTGAAACATATAACAAAGATTATTCATAAAGTAATTCAAATTAACAAACACatacaaaaggaataaaacagTATCGCGTAAGTTTCTTAAAAGTTATACTTAACAGAGCAACTTTTATACTTTAGAACAAATATTAGCAAAGATAAGTCCAATAAATATATACTTCCATTACAATCAATAATACCAATGACTATTTTTATAAGTTAGATTatgttaaaatgtataaaactgtCAAAAACAGTATAAtcactcttttaaaaaataataattttggcaataaatattatacaaaaaagcaaaagacaacaaattttatttatgccttTGTTTTTATACTAActtcttattaaaatatcaattgctcattattcatttaattttctacaaGGCAGTTTGATCtaaagctactaaatttggcaaaGATAAATTTCGGAGAGTAGGAATGTGcactttaagtaattttattaaattttaattaattataaattgagtttttggaattttttcccaACAACTTCCAAaagtattattgcacaaaaaaaacttacttttagaCCATCTTAAAATCAAGCTAAAAAGTTGATACATAAGTTAGCATGATCTTTTCAagtatttaatatacatttttttaaaacaaaaatattaacaaattgtgagatttttttaaaaaaaaatatgattatcaaacaatatattaacaacatttcatataataacaaataaaatagcaatatatttagaaatttaatgacaatacaaaaattaatagtaaaagtaATGTGGAAACAATACATACACAAGAAAAGTTTGATTACTGAATAAGATTTTATACAGTATCAGTGCTCTAAATCACATTTCTCCTTTAGTTTACCAATTGAATTCACAAATAACATTTTACTGATTTGAGGGATAACTGATTTGAGGGAGTTCTTGGATTTGAATTTCTAAACCTCCAGACATAATAGATGATATGGGTACTGCTATTGCATTGAAATTACTTAGCAAGTGGTTGTGCCTTATGAAGGTGATTAACGGttacattaagaattaaaataatattaatatttcatgatggagagaaagagaaaaaaaatgcagaattttatataatatatgtttggCAAAAGCAGTTCAGAGTCATGTCAATGTGGTAAAGTTAAAATTAGACATCATATATAAATAAGGCAATGAGATTTCTCACATTCTTCACAAGCATGGAGTCATATggttcaatttctttaataacaaTGTTGTTACTTCTGTTTAATTTATCAAAGTATCTTGTAGACAATTTTTTAGGTAAGCCTTTTATTATAGCAAGGCAGAAATCTTTGCAAATGTCATCTGGCAAATCATGGCATGCTACTGATTTGCTGAACTCTCACATTTTGCAATCTTTAAAGTGTTGTGATGCAAGATTTTGCTGCCACGGTCTGGATAAGTGATGCATAGGAGGTGAGAGGCCAAAGCATGGTTTTAtagattaagaatttattttcctcAAAGAGTTTAGTTTTGTAACTAAGAATGGGATAAAGCTGGCTTTTGATTATATTATAGTTTTTCTTGATTtcactgatatatttttaaaaggttaagtATTTATCTAGTACAACTGCAAGGTAAGCTATAACATTGCACCATGGTATATCTCTCCGGTTGACATTTGCTAATactgaataacattttaataaataaatacaataaaatcaaaGCTGAATATGATGCAATTCATGATTTCTTAAATGAATACGTTGGACGAACTTTTTTTGGCAAATTTTGCATTCATAAGGACGTTCACCTGAATGTACTCTTAAATGAGTTTTGAGATTCCCCTTTTGAGTAAAAGATTTTTGGCAAAGATGACACACAAATCTTTTTTCTCCAGTATGAATCATTAGATGATTATTTAAATGTGTAACATTTTTAGTGGTATAAGAACAAAATGGGCACTGCTTCAGAAAACCCTTCTGTGTAGATTTCATTGATGGAAACATGTTCTTCAGGCTTGAACCTACTAGACAGAGAAAAACATAGATgtttttaagaggaaaaaaatgacACAGCAGGCTCTCACTACAATGATCAAATGAAGAGATTCAAAGAAGATTTTACACTTGATACATTGCAAATCTACAAatgcaaaattacagaaaatattaatgagaacatattttaaaacacaattttacaaacaaaattattttttactttttagtcttttaaaattctaatacatcaagATGTGACTGAATGGCATTTGAATTATTACTAGCATAAAATGAATCAagttaaataatgcaaaaaaataagtattttactttttgtagTCATGTAAGCATCTCTATGGGGGGGGGGGCTTCACTGCATAGGACAAAagcaaaaaaaggaatttaaaaacgaaaatattttactgagtcATAACCAATAATAAACCAAGATTTTAGTATTCACAAATATCCCCATTTACTACATTCATTACTGTGCTTAATCAGGTTTACTTTTtgcaaataatatgtaaatacatGCTTAAAAAGCATATAATCTgccaaaatttttagatattataaatattatatatattataagatattaataaatgacactaatgcatttttttctgtttctttaatatgaaattactcacaattatgaagtatatataaatttaaaaataataataatactatattggattttttttttctttttacaatgtaaccctatatttataaaaaaaaaaaaaaaacccatagaattgaaaaataactttttcaatatttttttctattaaccaAACATTTCACAAGttttataaatgaacaaattttttcaaaaatttctaacacaaaaattctaaaaataatgaaaaaaaaaaaaaaaaaagaaggatgatgaaattttttttttatccatctatTTCCATACTATTTTCCatccaaaattttacttcaaaaaaaatcaagcacataagaattttaaaagagaaaaaaaaaagcaaaagaattacaaagaacaatattttttttaaactaacttttattatgaaatgttgTGAAGTTAACagaatcaagaaattttaatagaacacaaataaaatatattaaagatactattattttcacacatttataaatatttgaagttgcctgttaaattgataatttttaatgaaacaagacaattgaaaattttaaaaagtgttacaaactagaaaaatttatattaaaatatatcaaattttcaggAATTCCTTCTTAATTCACAAAAAATCATGTATGATAAGTAAAAAAAGTTCTCAATTCTGTTTGAACTaaattaatgacataaaaataatgatatatacaaaaatacaaaactgacaactataaaaacaatttcttgaaaTGTGATGAGATTCAACTCAATGATCACTTTTTCTATATATCGAAAACTAACAAACAATATATTCACCAAGGAATGTCATCACCTATGTATTTGAACCTTGCAAAACATGATGTACAAGACTTTTCAACTATAATGATTTACCTCACATTTAAAAGCACTATATactttgcaaagaaaaaaaataattatctaaaaaaaaattaagtatacatTCTAAAATGTGTACATTGCATTACTTctaaatactaaaaatgaatatttattcaaaataagaagTTAAAACAGTACTTACAACTATTGAATTGGCAGTTcttaagtataataatttattagatatttaataatttatactaccgtaattagatatttaaatatctaatcatGGTAGCTATAATTTGCATTAAATCCCATTAAAGGTTGCAACAAAACTTAATAAGTgagaaaattaaatgagaaagaaCAAGAATtctcaaactgaaaaaaaaaaaatgagattatacACCAAAACTtattactaaaagttttaaaatttttacacataagtaaaaatgttgtataatttttaaacagtataaaattttacatccTGGAGTGATGAAGACAACAAAATCAGCAGATTTAAGTGGATGAGAACCATTCTGTTGAACATTTAAAACAACCATTGAACAATAAGGATTAAGACATCAGTTTATTCAATAACCAATTAtgattttgcaaataattaaaacaaaactctTATCCTACCACAAAACTTGCTTTCAAACTTGcaaacatttaagatttttttttaagtagtctCTTTGATGACTACTCTTTAGACATACTATTAGAGTATGTTTTTATGAGTAAATTGATGAGATAGCAAAGAAGACTTCTGGGTGAACTTTTTGTCACAGATGCTGCATTCATATGGACGCTCTCCAGAATGAATACgagcatgcatttttaaatttccttttgtgGTAAAAGCTTTCTGACAATGTACACAAACAAATTGGCGTTCCTTAGTATGAACAAGCATATGAGTTTTAAGATTAGATCTGTGAGGCGTTGAGTATGTACAAAGTTGACAATGGAAGATACTGGCTTTGATGCTTGTAGTGGGAAACACAGTCTCCTGAATAAAGCCTGCTGAAAAGTTCaaacacaatttttgaaaatatatagttaatttaaataatatgcacaTGAGAAATGTTTAGGAAAAACACTagtaaactaaaagaaataatagtGTCTTCGATAATTTCTCCCGGAATAGTACAATACTCTATGAGCAAAACATGAGATAAAACTGAGTAAATTTCTTGTCATAGATGTTTCATTCCTACAGATGTTCACTAGAATGAATACATGCTTGCATTTTTAAGTTTCTTGcttatgaatactttttaaatcatgCACACAAGAAGGCTACCATTCTTTGgtatgaacaatttaaaaataaaataataaattcatttgaaaagtgCTCAACATATTAAAAACActgtaaaattattacataaatgaaaattgatctacctcaagaatgaaaaaattcaattcttaaagTGACAAAATCTGCATTTCCATGGAAATGAATCATAtctgtaatatataaataatggaataacaCATTATTGGATGCTGGCTGTCCAATTTCATATCCAAAATAAAGTACCCATTTAATTACTAcatcaaaaaaacaaaaatctcaACAAGACTGGACCTGAACTATAATGATGAGTGAAGATTAATAATTATCCATAACAGTAAAgggcaaatgaaattaaatagattCATAGTTCCttcaaactttcataaaaacataAGCCATTTGAATGCTATTTTTAGAAGGTTCAATTAAGAGATAAATCTTCAAAATGTCCTATTATGCTCCCAGCCATATATACTTCATTCACTTTTGAGAAAAGCAGAGACCATTCAGTATGATGTCAACAGCACTGGCTCTAaatcaagaataaattaaataatattatatttaatgatgaatCAAGCTAACAATTGATTTCCCAGGTATATTGATTGGCATAGAATCCAGGCCTGTAAAATCTGAGAAAGAGCCTATTATTGCAGCAAGGGTTTTGAATATCTGGAAAGCATAGACCTACAAAGCTTATACATAAGTTTTAAGATTGATGTGAAATACAAGGAATTTCCAATAGAACTTgattgcattttaatgaattctaaatcTTATTGGCGTCATCTGATAGATGAAGGTCTGGAAGATGAGGATAGCAAGAATGTACTGTTCTAAATACAGTAAATCATATATAAGAAGCATTCTAGAGAGAGTTAACATAATTTCCTTACCTTACCTTACCTCAAAACCATTCAGGACAGTGGAATTGTTTCCTCCTGCATAGAAACATAAATTACCTCAATTCCA
The Argiope bruennichi chromosome 6, qqArgBrue1.1, whole genome shotgun sequence DNA segment above includes these coding regions:
- the LOC129971982 gene encoding zinc finger protein 585B-like; translation: MVVLNVQQNGSHPLKSADFVVFITPGFSGQMNTFTSAVSFIKQSTKQCPYCPYATLNSTNLKNHLIVHTGEKPYICNVCRKSFTQKGSLKIHMRLHSGEKPYECQDCGRKFTQLVQLISRELKSFSSAVSFIKQATKQCPYCPYTSFNSTNIKNHMVIHTGERPYICSICKKTFTLKGNLKIHMRLHSGEKPYECQNCGQKFNQLIHLRAHKLRKHSCTFESNNHEHLYYSNKCPHCPYSSLSRGNLRNHMVVHTGERPFVCHVCKKSFTQKGNLKTHMRLHSGERPFKCHICCRDFVQHQHLKDHLLKHEKI